The Culex pipiens pallens isolate TS chromosome 2, TS_CPP_V2, whole genome shotgun sequence DNA window AGTGACAAAAAGAACTACATAAAAAATTGGCAGATGAATGagacaaacaaaatcaacacaAATATGTATTACCGAATGACAGAAATCAACTTTAAGAAAAAACTCAACACATGTTTCTAACCCTAAGCTGGAATATTTTTAGAATACTCAAGATCACCCAATTTCCCATCTGTCGTGACGCCTTTCCACTCTCCTCCTCAGAAGTAAACGTTTTCATTTTGACGACTCTTCCTTCATCGACCCACTCACTGCTGTAATACCGCATTGCTAGCATACTCTACATATCCTGCGTGGTGGTGCAACCAAGTGCAAGTGCAACCGTATTTTCCCCCTCCTCGCACGACGAAAGTGATTAGCATCAATCTTGGGCGAATCACTTGATCTTGAGTAGTAACTTTGCATGGGGGCGCCCCCAGCCCAGTCAGCAGCTGTGTCTTTCTTTCTTGGCGCGATGCCAACAGACCGGCTACTCTACGGCGGGCCGATTTGTGTCGGTTTTGTTTGGTTGGGAAAATctgggaaaaaaatgaaaatagaaacggaacaaaacaaacgaaaaaaataatgtggctTAGTTGATTCTCAACATACAGGTTTAATAAAGCAATAACAATCTATACAGAGAAATTTGCTAAACAgtaaaacgaacgaaaaataatGCTCTGAGCTCTGAGACAAAGTTATTTGTAAATGAATGCAAAGTAGTGAATACACATCATGAAATGCTTTCAGAAAGTTGCAACTGTTGGCTGGATTTTGTGGCTTCTGTTTCTCTGTGCCCGTTGaatgattgttgttgttgtggtcttcattgtcgtcgtcgtcgcttggGATGAATTGTTTTTGTGTGTGATAGCGCGTGGACGGGATGACAGGATGTCGAATGTCGACGATGTGCCTCACAGTCCGGACTTGGGTCCTGCTCCACCCATAAAGTGCTTGTTGTACGCTCCGTTCAGCTGCTCGAGCAGGATGAACGTCAGCACGGTATGTGGACCAAGACGTGCGTAGTACGCCGTAAAGCCCTTCCACAGCGCGAAGACGCCCTCGTGTCGCACGACCTTGAGTATCACGTCGAAGGTGTTCTTGTACGGTGGCACCTCGCCCGGGGCAACCTTCATGTTCTGAATTCTGAAAGGGGACAAAAATTAATACAGATGTTCAAAACTTCCCAAGCAATCCAACCCCGTACCTCGTCTTGGCAATGTCCACCGGCAGCGAGGCCGCCGTCGTGATGAGTCCCGAGAACATACTGGCGGTAAAGTGCAGACCAATGCCCTCCTTGAAGTAGCCACTGTTGACGAGGTAGCTCTTGGCTTGCGAGTAGGACGCCAGCTGGGCGGCGTTGACCACCATCGCACGGCCCATGGTCGGGATACAACCGCGCCAAAGCGCAACCACACCTGCGGAAATGGCGCAATTATAAATTATCGATTCAAATGGACATTCCACACAAAAAACGTACCCTCCTCTCGGGCGATGCGGAAGAACGCGTTGAAGAAGTTGGTGTAGTTGCGGCGCtcggccaccggtaaccggccgTCGGCCGTCATTCGGATGAGAATCAGCTCGCACGGATTGCCCACGAACGAGCCGACCGCGCCGGCCGTCATGCCCATGCCCATCGACTCGAGCAGGTTCGGGGCTTTGTTCATTttgctgtggaaagataaatttgttaaaaggGTTTGGGTATTAGCGATTAGAGTGAGCTGAATTTATTGATTGATATATTAAGATACAGTCAAGACTTCGAGGAGGTTTGATTTGAACCTTCTTTGTccagaattaaattttaaagctttGCTATCGAAACGCCTGATGTGCctcgaaacatatttttttttggtctcTCATTGGGAGCGAGTACCTGGAGTTGATTCAGGGTGGctactcaagtcgggaaatagGAAAAGTCGAGAAAAATAGGGAATTTGCCAAAATCCGCGAACAATCCGAAAAAAACCgagtattaatattttttggttaaaaaaaatcaggaagggTCGGGAGTTCTGGTTATTTTTTAGcgcgaattttttatttttttatttgtcttgagcacatattttaaaacttaaaaagaaaaacaaacaaaacatcaTTTGCCTGAAAATCCCAAGTATTTTTgtc harbors:
- the LOC120416721 gene encoding mitochondrial 2-oxoglutarate/malate carrier protein, translated to MSEKKKPVYIQYMFGGLSGIGATCVVQPLDLVKTRMQISGMGGAAKEYNNTFDAIGKIIKREGALSLYKGLSAAIMRQATYTTTRLGVYTSLNDSYKSKMNKAPNLLESMGMGMTAGAVGSFVGNPCELILIRMTADGRLPVAERRNYTNFFNAFFRIAREEGVVALWRGCIPTMGRAMVVNAAQLASYSQAKSYLVNSGYFKEGIGLHFTASMFSGLITTAASLPVDIAKTRIQNMKVAPGEVPPYKNTFDVILKVVRHEGVFALWKGFTAYYARLGPHTVLTFILLEQLNGAYNKHFMGGAGPKSGL